Proteins from a single region of Lentimicrobium saccharophilum:
- a CDS encoding inositol monophosphatase family protein, with protein sequence METPDYQILCNGVCNIAREAGNYILQQLNNITHTEIEQKGHHNYVTYVDKSAEELIVNRLKDLLPGSGFITEENTAGHDQQLFRWVIDPLDGTTNFIHKVPVFCVSIALMEGDTVVVGVVYEINLEECFYAWKGGKAMLNGKEISVSPVKDFDNSLLATGFPYYDYGRLDDYVTVFKHFMKHTAGLRRLGSAAADLAYVACGRFEGFYEYGLNSWDVAAGSFIVEMAGGVVTDFTGGSNHLFGRELIAGNPHAHPEMKKVIGKYFGHI encoded by the coding sequence ATGGAAACACCAGATTATCAAATACTTTGCAATGGAGTTTGCAATATTGCCCGGGAAGCCGGGAATTACATTTTGCAACAGCTTAACAATATAACTCATACTGAAATCGAGCAGAAAGGACATCACAATTATGTGACTTATGTAGATAAATCGGCAGAAGAGCTGATTGTAAACCGCCTTAAAGACCTGCTGCCCGGTTCGGGATTTATTACCGAAGAAAACACCGCCGGCCATGATCAGCAGTTGTTCAGATGGGTGATTGATCCGCTCGACGGAACCACCAATTTTATTCATAAAGTCCCCGTCTTCTGCGTCAGCATCGCGCTGATGGAAGGCGATACAGTAGTGGTGGGAGTGGTTTATGAAATCAACCTGGAGGAGTGTTTTTATGCCTGGAAAGGTGGCAAAGCCATGCTCAACGGCAAAGAAATCAGTGTTTCTCCGGTAAAAGACTTCGACAACAGCCTGCTGGCCACAGGATTCCCTTATTATGATTACGGCCGGCTTGATGATTATGTAACGGTCTTCAAGCACTTCATGAAACATACAGCCGGTTTGCGCCGGTTAGGCTCAGCAGCTGCGGATCTGGCTTATGTTGCCTGCGGCAGGTTCGAAGGCTTCTATGAATACGGACTTAATTCGTGGGATGTAGCTGCAGGCAGTTTTATTGTAGAGATGGCCGGGGGCGTGGTTACCGATTTCACCGGTGGCAGCAACCACCTCTTCGGCAGGGAACTGATTGCCGGCAATCCACATGCGCATCCTGAAATGAAAAAGGTAATCGGGAAATATTTCGGTCACATCTGA
- a CDS encoding O-acetyl-ADP-ribose deacetylase codes for MENEAISLITGDITALQVDAIVNAANTSLLGGGGVDGAIHRAAGPKLLDACRAIGGCPTGEARITPGFNLPARCVIHTVGPVWRGGNHNEEALLYACYTQSLKLGLENQCFTIAFPNISTGIYGFPRQRAAEIAIGAVQDFISTNPARIKVIFVCFDNENFRIYRQLLGN; via the coding sequence ATGGAGAATGAAGCCATCAGCCTGATAACAGGCGATATTACCGCGTTGCAGGTTGACGCCATTGTAAATGCAGCCAACACCAGTCTGCTGGGCGGTGGCGGGGTGGATGGTGCCATTCACCGGGCTGCGGGACCAAAACTGCTCGATGCCTGCCGCGCCATCGGGGGCTGCCCTACCGGAGAAGCCAGGATTACGCCGGGATTTAACCTGCCCGCACGCTGCGTTATCCACACCGTAGGACCTGTGTGGCGGGGTGGTAACCACAACGAAGAAGCCCTGCTGTACGCCTGTTACACTCAAAGCCTGAAACTGGGTTTAGAAAATCAATGCTTCACCATTGCTTTCCCGAATATCAGTACTGGTATTTACGGCTTTCCCAGACAGCGCGCCGCCGAAATTGCCATCGGTGCCGTTCAGGATTTCATCAGTACCAATCCTGCCCGGATAAAAGTAATTTTCGTCTGCTTTGACAATGAAAACTTCAGGATATACCGGCAGTTACTGGGTAATTGA
- a CDS encoding NfeD family protein, giving the protein MKKSLNIIMLALFLLNLTGLSAQNLNDNSNPSGLIYKFDIKQEIAPPVWHNTKKAFREAKELNADIILIHMNTYGGMVETADSIRTAILQSKIPVWVFIDNNAASAGALISIACDSIYMRSGANIGAATVVDQTGKPMPDKYQSYMRSTMRSTAEATGRDPDIAQGMVDPRVYIEGVTDTGQVITFTTTEAIRYKFCNAQAESIEEILKITGKQDFKVVEQQLSATDKIIGFLTKPMISGLLIMIIIGGIYFELQTPGIGFPLAAAATAAMLYFAPLYIEGLAAHWEILVFIIGLILLMVELFAIPGFGVAGISGIILMVTGLTLSMIDNIGFDFTGVRLNGVIQAFFIVIIASFFSLIGSFFLTRKLFGGHTMFGDLALLSTQQTTEGYVSADAHYMEMKGKTGTAFTMLRPAGKIDIEGQIFDAVAEAGFIEKGEAIRVVKYENAQLIVRKA; this is encoded by the coding sequence ATAAAGAAATCTTTGAATATAATCATGCTGGCATTATTCCTGCTGAATCTGACAGGATTGAGCGCCCAGAACCTGAATGATAACAGCAATCCATCCGGATTGATTTATAAATTCGACATCAAGCAGGAGATTGCCCCGCCGGTGTGGCATAATACAAAAAAAGCATTTCGAGAGGCAAAAGAGCTGAATGCCGATATCATCCTGATACACATGAACACCTACGGGGGGATGGTTGAAACGGCAGACAGCATCAGAACCGCCATTCTTCAGTCGAAAATCCCGGTCTGGGTCTTTATCGACAACAATGCCGCATCGGCTGGGGCCCTGATTTCGATCGCCTGCGACAGCATTTACATGCGCTCAGGCGCCAACATAGGTGCTGCCACCGTTGTAGACCAGACCGGCAAACCTATGCCGGACAAGTATCAGTCATACATGCGTTCAACCATGCGTTCAACTGCCGAGGCGACCGGACGCGACCCAGACATCGCCCAGGGTATGGTTGATCCAAGGGTATACATCGAAGGCGTTACAGATACCGGCCAGGTCATTACCTTTACAACCACTGAAGCCATCCGCTATAAATTCTGTAACGCCCAGGCCGAAAGCATTGAGGAAATTCTGAAAATAACCGGCAAACAGGATTTTAAAGTGGTGGAACAACAATTGTCCGCTACCGACAAAATCATAGGCTTCCTTACAAAACCCATGATCAGCGGGCTACTGATTATGATCATCATCGGAGGAATCTATTTTGAGCTGCAAACACCGGGCATCGGATTCCCGCTGGCAGCTGCAGCCACGGCAGCAATGCTTTACTTCGCACCGCTATATATCGAAGGGCTGGCCGCCCACTGGGAGATCCTTGTTTTCATTATCGGACTGATACTTTTGATGGTAGAGTTGTTTGCCATACCCGGTTTCGGCGTTGCCGGAATTTCGGGTATTATCCTTATGGTAACCGGCCTCACCCTGAGTATGATCGACAACATCGGTTTTGACTTTACCGGAGTGAGGCTGAACGGAGTTATCCAGGCATTTTTCATCGTGATCATCGCGTCATTCTTCTCCCTGATCGGGTCCTTCTTTCTTACCCGGAAGCTTTTCGGCGGGCACACCATGTTCGGCGATCTGGCACTGCTCTCTACCCAGCAGACCACCGAAGGTTACGTTTCGGCAGATGCGCATTATATGGAAATGAAAGGCAAAACAGGCACCGCCTTTACCATGCTCAGACCGGCCGGTAAAATAGACATTGAAGGACAGATATTCGATGCCGTGGCCGAAGCAGGTTTCATTGAGAAAGGCGAAGCGATCCGCGTCGTGAAATACGAAAATGCACAGCTGATCGTGCGAAAAGCCTGA